From a region of the Myxococcus fulvus genome:
- a CDS encoding serine/threonine-protein kinase, translating to MSTERNQRFGRYELQSLLGRGGMAETWRARLVGAAGVTKPVLIKMVLPEFANHSDFISRFVSEARISSTLSHGNIAQVFEFGRVEGQYFLAMELVDGQPLHRVLKRAAKLGLPRLPPPLAAYIALEMCRGLHYAHTRTDEKGAALGIVHRDISPDNVLISYEGQVKIVDFGIAKARMARDFETQPGVVRGKYLYFSPEQAKGLEVDAQSDVWSTGLVLYEMLCGQPPVTGTQAAVMLRLAYGEFPPPRQLRPSLPAELDALIMSALSVDLSARFRSAHAFAEGLAEFLYSQPRSFSSQDLAHGLRLLFREDLQKEGRTLNVPGSFEEEFASWRTSEARSRPPSKPHPRETLELPAAPPPGTLPLARSTELDRTVLDASRLSGEPPTQLLGAIGLLSRLWLSRKWRVAGLTSLGVLGTVLTGVLIARALPSDTTSTPTAGSDSRSVTGELRPPAVIAYPVSELTLEADRDVIIVPPKFRAFVDLDPARTYALGDASGPTQGEPEVLAPGDEGPTRVFYLLSGDADPLPAALRLGQVPLSPMRFSGARSVALFRLGPPSPRSTPWRNIRLAGRTREEFQAMTFDPDAEGLLLKRALTLTGLDPAVTYSLKLESTDRDALLHGPKAGPARTVICAQWVPAPESAPRNAPRSEREGALLQFLLTFGTEQRVRGVLGLRCGFIDDSVDDNSGALRVRIEAQEPSSRPPPKKARSADVEALVQQMRHRLQAGDSGGVISVGEKCLSLAPQHAECLLMSGTASTLAGRPDEAARLYRRFLELHPRHAQTEVVKGLLSDLEGVDPPR from the coding sequence ATGTCCACCGAACGAAACCAGCGCTTCGGCCGATACGAGCTCCAGTCCCTCCTGGGACGAGGCGGGATGGCGGAGACGTGGCGCGCGAGGCTCGTCGGTGCCGCGGGCGTCACCAAGCCGGTCCTCATCAAAATGGTCCTGCCCGAGTTCGCCAACCACTCGGACTTTATCTCCCGGTTCGTCAGTGAAGCGCGAATCTCCTCCACGCTCTCCCACGGCAACATCGCCCAGGTCTTCGAGTTCGGACGCGTCGAGGGCCAGTACTTCCTCGCCATGGAGCTGGTCGACGGCCAGCCCCTCCACCGCGTCCTGAAGCGCGCCGCCAAGCTCGGCCTGCCGCGACTGCCTCCTCCGCTCGCCGCATACATCGCCCTGGAGATGTGCCGGGGCCTGCACTACGCGCACACGCGCACCGACGAGAAGGGCGCGGCCCTGGGCATCGTCCACCGCGACATCTCTCCGGACAACGTCCTCATCAGCTACGAGGGCCAGGTCAAGATCGTCGACTTCGGCATCGCCAAGGCCCGCATGGCCCGCGACTTCGAGACCCAGCCCGGCGTCGTGCGCGGCAAGTACCTCTACTTCTCCCCCGAGCAGGCCAAGGGCCTGGAGGTCGATGCCCAGAGTGACGTCTGGTCCACCGGCCTCGTGCTCTACGAAATGCTCTGCGGGCAACCTCCCGTCACCGGCACCCAGGCCGCGGTGATGCTGCGGCTGGCCTACGGCGAGTTCCCTCCACCTCGACAGCTTCGCCCCAGCCTCCCCGCCGAACTGGACGCACTCATCATGTCCGCCCTCTCGGTGGACCTGTCCGCCCGCTTCCGCTCCGCGCATGCCTTCGCCGAGGGACTGGCCGAGTTCCTCTATTCCCAGCCACGCTCGTTCTCGTCCCAGGACCTGGCGCACGGACTCCGGCTGCTCTTCCGCGAGGACCTCCAGAAGGAGGGACGCACCCTGAACGTCCCCGGCTCCTTCGAGGAGGAGTTCGCGTCCTGGCGCACCTCCGAGGCCCGCTCCAGGCCGCCCTCGAAGCCGCACCCCCGGGAGACCCTGGAGCTCCCCGCCGCTCCGCCCCCTGGCACCTTGCCCCTGGCCCGGAGCACCGAGCTGGACCGCACCGTGCTCGATGCCTCGCGGCTCTCCGGCGAGCCGCCCACCCAGTTGCTCGGTGCGATCGGGCTCCTGTCGCGCCTGTGGCTCTCCAGGAAATGGAGGGTGGCCGGACTCACGTCCCTCGGGGTGCTCGGCACGGTGCTCACTGGTGTCCTGATCGCCCGCGCCCTCCCTTCGGACACGACGAGCACTCCGACGGCGGGCAGTGACTCTCGGTCCGTCACTGGCGAGCTGCGTCCTCCCGCCGTCATCGCGTATCCCGTGAGCGAGCTGACGCTCGAGGCGGACCGCGATGTCATCATCGTGCCTCCGAAGTTCCGGGCCTTCGTGGACCTCGACCCCGCGCGGACCTACGCGCTCGGCGACGCGAGCGGCCCCACCCAGGGGGAGCCCGAGGTCCTCGCGCCCGGCGACGAGGGACCGACACGGGTCTTCTACCTGCTATCCGGTGACGCGGACCCACTCCCCGCGGCACTCCGTCTCGGACAGGTGCCGCTGTCCCCGATGCGCTTCTCGGGGGCTCGCTCGGTCGCGCTGTTCCGGCTGGGGCCACCCAGTCCCCGCTCCACACCCTGGCGCAACATCCGACTCGCCGGCCGGACCCGCGAGGAGTTCCAGGCGATGACCTTCGACCCGGACGCCGAAGGACTCCTCTTGAAGCGGGCGCTCACGCTCACCGGGTTGGATCCGGCGGTGACGTACTCGCTGAAGCTGGAGTCGACCGACCGAGACGCGCTCCTTCACGGGCCCAAGGCCGGACCCGCGCGCACCGTCATCTGCGCGCAGTGGGTGCCCGCCCCGGAGTCCGCGCCGCGCAATGCCCCCAGGTCCGAGAGGGAAGGGGCCTTGCTCCAGTTCCTCCTCACCTTCGGCACCGAACAGCGCGTCCGCGGCGTGCTCGGGTTGCGGTGCGGCTTCATCGACGACAGCGTGGACGACAACTCCGGCGCGCTGCGGGTTCGCATCGAGGCGCAGGAGCCCTCCAGCCGCCCACCTCCGAAGAAGGCACGAAGCGCGGATGTGGAGGCGCTGGTCCAGCAGATGCGGCATCGGCTGCAGGCCGGTGACTCCGGGGGCGTGATCTCCGTGGGGGAGAAGTGTCTGTCCTTGGCCCCCCAGCACGCGGAATGTCTGCTCATGTCCGGGACCGCGTCGACGCTGGCGGGGCGCCCGGACGAGGCGGCGCGCCTCTACCGACGGTTCCTGGAGCTGCACCCCCGACATGCACAGACGGAGGTCGTGAAGGGCTTGTTGTCAGATCTGGAAGGAGTGGATCCACCGCGGTGA